The following DNA comes from Deltaproteobacteria bacterium.
GCGGGCGCAGAGGCGCACCGTCGTCTCGGCCGCGATCTTGCTGATGCTGTACGTCGGGAAGAGCGCGCGGTGGTTGTCGCCGAGCGGCGCGTCCTCGCGGCGCGGGGCGGGCCCGCCGTAGGCGTAGACGGCGGCGGACGAGAAGTGAACGACGGCCCGCGCGCGCGGGAGGTGCATCAAGAGCTCGCCGATGCCCTCGGCGTTGGCGCGGAGGTCGACCGCCCAGCGGCCGCTCTTCGCGACGGCGAAGTTGAGCACGTAGTCGACGTCGGCCGGCAGCCGGCGGAGGCTCGCGGGGTCGGCGAGATCGGCCTGGATCGGCACGGCGCCGAGGTCGCGTACGCGCGCGACGTCTTCGGCGCGCTGGAAGCGCGCGAGCGCGAAGACCTCCGCGCGCTGCGCGTAGGCGGCGACCACGGGGAGGGCCACCTGCCCGGTGGGTCCCGTGATCAGGATGCGACGGTCGGCGAGGTCGAGCGGGGCGTGCACCACGGCGGGCTCCCTTCTCATAGCGATCGCGGCGTGCCGGTGTCTATCGAATCGCCGCCGCCGCCGGGCTATGAGGGTCCGCCGCTGCCCGCGGCGCGCTCGCGGGCGATCCCGCGCAATCGAAGGTACTCGAGAGGAGGAGCACGCGAATGTTCAGCCACATCATGGTAGGCGCCAACGACATCGAGGCATCCCGGAAGTTCTACGACGCCCTGCTCGGCACCCTCGGCATCGCGCCGGGCGTCACCGACGAGAAGGGACGGCTCTTCTACCTGTCGCCGACGGGCGTCCTCGGCGTGACCACGCCGATCGACGGCAAGCCGGCCACCGCCGCCAACGGCGGCACGATCGGGTTCAACGTCGCCGACCCGGCGACCGTCGACAAGTGGCACGCGGCGGGCGTCGCGAACGGCGGGACCAGCATCGAGGATCCCCCGGGGATCCGCGAGGGCGGGCTCGGCAAGATGTACCTCGCCTACCTGCGCGACCCGTCCGGCAACAAGCTCTGCGCGCTGCACCGCATGGGCTGATCCCGTGACGCTCCCCGCGGTGCCGGCCGAGATCCGGCGCCGCGGGGGGCCCGGTGCCCGCGCGGATCGGGTTGACTGACCGATGACCCGGGGAGCATGGATCGTCGTTGTGCGTCAGGTGTTGCCCATGGCGTCGACGAGCGGGAGGGATCCCTACGGGGTCGAAACGGCTCGGCAGGTCGCCGCGCGTGCGCCCGCGGGGCTCGGCTTCTTCGCGGCGTGCGTCGTCCTGAGCACCGTCTTCGAGGTCACGCGCTTCCCGGAGCGCACTCCGTGGATGCTGGCCTTCGGCGCCGCGTCGCTCGCGCTCGGCACGATCTGTCTCGCGCTCGTCCACCGCCGGGCGGACGCGAGCGTCCCCCTCCTGATCGGGTTCGTGAACGTGATCGGGATGGGGCTGAACGCGTACCACGCGGTGGTCGGCGCGGCCGTCGCGATGTGCCTCTGGACGCTCACGGGACTCATCTGCTCGACGGCGGTCTTCTTGCGCTGGGGACGGACGAATCAGGCGTTGGCGTCGCTCGGGGCGGTCGCGCTCTATCCGCTCCACCTCGTGCTCACGGACGTCGACGGCCTGACGTGGGCCGCGGGCGGATCCTACCTCGTCGTCATGGTCGCGATGAGCGTCTTCGGCGCGGGGCTCTACGCGGGTTACCTCCGGTCGGGGTTGCAGCTCGCGCGCACGCTCACGGAGCGCGAGGCCCGCCTCCGGAACTATTTCGACCTGGCGCCGGTCGGGAGCGCCGTGGTCCACCCGGACGGCACGTTCCTCGAGGCGAACGACGCGCTCGGCCGGGTGCTCGGCTACACGCGCGAGGAGCTCGCGCAGTGCGATTGGTTCACGTTGCCGGTGCCGGCGGACCGGCCGGCGGTGGCGGCGTTGGCGCGCGAGGCGCTCGCCGGATCGCGCGAAGCGCACCTCGGCGAGGCGCGCTTCGCGCGACGCGACGGCGCGACGATCGACGTGACCGTCGATATGCGCGGCCTCCCGGGCCCCGACGGGACCATCGACCACCTGATGGTGCTCCTCCAGGACGTGACTGCGCACCGGCGTGTCGAGAGCGAGCGGGAGCGCCTGTTCGCCGCCGCGCTCGCGGCGCGGCGCGAGGCCGAGACGGCGAGCCGCGCGAAGGACGAGTTCCTCGCGACCCTTTCGCACGAGCTGCGCACGCCGCTCTCGCCGGTGCTCTTGTGGTCGGAGCTTCTGCGTCGCCGGGGAGTGTCGCCGGCGGACACCGCGCGCGGTCTCGACGCGATCGCGCGGAACGCCGGCAGCCTCGCCCACTTGATCGATGAGCTGCTCGACGTGTCGCGCATCGAGTCGGGGAAGCTTCGCTTGGAGCCGACGCCGCTCGATCTCGACGTCGTGGTGCTCGAGGCGGTCGAGGTGATGCGCCCGGCCGCGGAGGCGAAGCGGATCGCGATCGAGACGGCGCTCGACGACGCGGGTTGTCGCGTCCTCGGCGACGCCGACCGGCTGCGTCAGATCCTGTGGAACCTCCTGTCGAACGCGATCAAGTTCACGCCCGCGGGCGGCGTCGTGCGGGTGACGCTCGGGCGGAGCGGCGCGG
Coding sequences within:
- a CDS encoding NAD(P)-dependent oxidoreductase, yielding MRREPAVVHAPLDLADRRILITGPTGQVALPVVAAYAQRAEVFALARFQRAEDVARVRDLGAVPIQADLADPASLRRLPADVDYVLNFAVAKSGRWAVDLRANAEGIGELLMHLPRARAVVHFSSAAVYAYGGPAPRREDAPLGDNHRALFPTYSISKIAAETTVRLCARRLGVPATIARLSVPYGDNGGWPFYHLVMMRNGAPITVHPERPNLYNLLHVDDYVEKIPRLLAAASVDTTTVNFGGSEATSIEDWCGYLGELTGLTPAFTEDPQAFGSLRLDTDRMHALIGPTRVAWREGILRLVRALAPDALRPEHGPR
- a CDS encoding VOC family protein, producing MFSHIMVGANDIEASRKFYDALLGTLGIAPGVTDEKGRLFYLSPTGVLGVTTPIDGKPATAANGGTIGFNVADPATVDKWHAAGVANGGTSIEDPPGIREGGLGKMYLAYLRDPSGNKLCALHRMG
- a CDS encoding response regulator encodes the protein MASTSGRDPYGVETARQVAARAPAGLGFFAACVVLSTVFEVTRFPERTPWMLAFGAASLALGTICLALVHRRADASVPLLIGFVNVIGMGLNAYHAVVGAAVAMCLWTLTGLICSTAVFLRWGRTNQALASLGAVALYPLHLVLTDVDGLTWAAGGSYLVVMVAMSVFGAGLYAGYLRSGLQLARTLTEREARLRNYFDLAPVGSAVVHPDGTFLEANDALGRVLGYTREELAQCDWFTLPVPADRPAVAALAREALAGSREAHLGEARFARRDGATIDVTVDMRGLPGPDGTIDHLMVLLQDVTAHRRVESERERLFAAALAARREAETASRAKDEFLATLSHELRTPLSPVLLWSELLRRRGVSPADTARGLDAIARNAGSLAHLIDELLDVSRIESGKLRLEPTPLDLDVVVLEAVEVMRPAAEAKRIAIETALDDAGCRVLGDADRLRQILWNLLSNAIKFTPAGGVVRVTLGRSGADARVAVSDTGQGIAPELLPFVFERFRQGDTSSTRRHGGLGIGLAIVRELVELHGGRVAVESGGAGCGSTFTVELPLLAAERPRRRREAARAGAAVLDGLRVLIVDDDPDSNEAVRSVLAAAGAEVRAAGSTDEAFGVLVRWMPDVVVSDIAMPGKDGYALLTRLRSAASALGRIPAIALTAYSAPADRERALSAGFDAHVGKPLRSHELVEAVAAARRASEAPAS